Proteins from a single region of Hydrogenimonas thermophila:
- the nusB gene encoding transcription antitermination factor NusB: MATRHQSRGAVIGLLYAHDIGNPEVQQFSEDLLEEKKIRNKQREFALGLYNGVLSHLETIDSEIKAHLKDWDFERLDHVDKSILRLGTYELLYTELDRAVVINEAVELAKELGSDQSPKFVNGVLDAIEKTTSKKGEEA, from the coding sequence ATGGCAACACGTCATCAGTCCAGAGGGGCAGTAATAGGTCTTTTATATGCCCACGATATAGGTAATCCTGAAGTTCAGCAGTTTAGTGAAGATCTGCTTGAAGAGAAGAAGATAAGAAATAAGCAAAGAGAGTTTGCACTTGGTCTTTATAATGGTGTATTGAGTCATTTAGAGACTATCGATAGTGAGATTAAGGCACATCTGAAAGATTGGGACTTTGAGCGTTTAGATCATGTTGACAAGTCAATTTTGCGTTTAGGTACATATGAATTGCTTTATACCGAACTTGATAGAGCTGTTGTTATCAATGAAGCAGTTGAGCTTGCAAAAGAGCTTGGCAGTGATCAGTCTCCAAAATTTGTCAACGGTGTTCTTGATGCTATTGAAAAGACCACTTCTAAAAAGGGTGAAGAGGCATGA
- a CDS encoding M16 family metallopeptidase: MKKILLGLLLLQGVLMSAILDKVEINGVEIPLIFEEERLLPIVSMQVTFQYSGSLADGEHPGLAKFSARMMNEGTKKLGSTGFAKALEEKAISLSSHSGTETFVFELGSLKEEFDDGIKLFAELLKEPNLTEESFKKVQTTTIGSLMRKESDYDYQASLLLKKSLFEGTPLERPADGTVDDIKALKLSDVQNFLKNHLVLKRAIIVIGGSLSIDEAKAYAKEALKPLTVGEVEPLPFFEASEKSKTSIEVKPTEQAYIYFGSPFNMRVDDPESYKAKVAAFILGSSGFGSRLMEEIRVKRGLAYSAYGRIVLNRSSSYFSGYLQTKLESQEEAKKVVLEVIDEFVKKGVTQKELDDAKMFLLGSEPLRNETLSQRLSRAFNEYYKGLRLGFSKKQLELIEELKLEDLNEFIAKHPELLKLSFAIVTDKK; encoded by the coding sequence ATGAAAAAAATATTATTGGGTCTGTTGTTACTGCAAGGAGTATTGATGAGTGCAATTTTAGATAAAGTTGAGATAAATGGTGTTGAAATACCTCTTATTTTTGAAGAGGAGCGATTACTGCCGATAGTTTCAATGCAGGTAACTTTCCAGTATAGCGGTTCTTTGGCAGATGGTGAGCATCCAGGACTTGCAAAATTTTCTGCCCGTATGATGAATGAGGGGACAAAAAAACTTGGTTCAACAGGATTTGCAAAAGCATTAGAAGAGAAGGCTATTAGCTTGAGTAGTCACTCAGGAACAGAGACATTTGTTTTTGAGCTTGGGAGCTTGAAAGAGGAGTTTGATGATGGTATTAAACTTTTTGCTGAGCTTCTTAAAGAGCCAAATCTTACAGAAGAGAGTTTTAAAAAGGTACAAACTACAACCATTGGTTCATTGATGCGAAAAGAGAGCGATTATGACTATCAAGCAAGTCTGTTGCTTAAAAAGAGTCTTTTTGAAGGAACACCATTAGAGAGACCTGCTGATGGAACAGTTGATGATATTAAGGCTCTGAAATTAAGTGATGTACAGAACTTTTTAAAAAATCATCTGGTTTTAAAGCGTGCAATTATTGTGATAGGCGGCAGTTTATCGATTGATGAAGCTAAAGCATATGCAAAAGAGGCTCTAAAACCTTTAACTGTTGGTGAGGTTGAACCTTTGCCATTTTTTGAAGCAAGTGAAAAATCAAAGACCTCTATTGAAGTTAAACCGACAGAACAAGCTTATATCTATTTTGGATCACCTTTTAATATGAGGGTTGATGATCCAGAGAGTTACAAGGCAAAAGTTGCAGCATTCATTTTAGGCAGTAGCGGTTTTGGAAGTCGTTTGATGGAAGAGATTCGTGTAAAAAGAGGATTAGCATATTCAGCTTATGGACGCATTGTTTTAAACAGAAGCAGCAGCTATTTTAGTGGATATCTGCAGACAAAACTTGAAAGCCAGGAAGAGGCTAAAAAAGTAGTGCTTGAAGTTATAGATGAGTTTGTAAAAAAGGGTGTAACACAAAAAGAGCTTGATGATGCCAAAATGTTCCTGCTTGGCTCTGAGCCTTTGAGAAATGAAACACTATCTCAACGTCTAAGCCGTGCTTTTAACGAATACTACAAGGGCTTAAGGCTTGGTTTTTCTAAAAAACAGCTAGAGCTTATAGAAGAGCTTAAGTTGGAAGATTTAAATGAGTTTATTGCAAAACAT
- a CDS encoding dehypoxanthine futalosine cyclase — MSRLSKEEAVNLIRNADLKTLGRMASEMKAKLHPKKITTFVVDRNINYTNVCWVDCKFCAFYRHGKDDDAYVLTFEEIDQKIEELLSIGGTQILFQGGVHPKLKIEWYEELVEHIHQKYPEVTIHGFSAVEIDYIAKVSRISVEEVLKRLAAKGLSSIPGAGAEILSDRVRDIIAPKKIDVKDWLGVHRLAHKNGIKSTATMMFGTVETDEEIVEHWEHIRNLQDETGGFRAFIMWSFQPHHTKLAEEGIVTKKTSPNRYLRLLAVSRLFLDNVKNIQSSWVTQGSYIGQMALQYGANDLGSTMMEENVVKAAGAANRMNQQEMIRLIRDIGETPAKRNTAYEILEVY; from the coding sequence ATGAGCCGTCTTAGCAAAGAGGAGGCGGTTAATCTGATCCGTAATGCAGACCTTAAAACACTTGGTCGTATGGCAAGTGAAATGAAGGCAAAACTGCATCCTAAAAAGATTACTACATTTGTTGTAGACCGTAATATAAACTATACAAATGTATGTTGGGTCGATTGTAAATTTTGCGCCTTCTATAGACACGGTAAAGATGATGATGCTTATGTTTTAACTTTTGAAGAGATTGATCAAAAGATTGAAGAGCTTCTATCGATTGGTGGTACGCAGATCCTTTTTCAAGGTGGTGTGCATCCTAAACTTAAAATTGAGTGGTATGAAGAGCTTGTAGAGCATATTCATCAAAAGTACCCAGAAGTTACTATTCACGGATTTAGTGCAGTTGAAATAGACTATATTGCCAAAGTATCACGCATAAGTGTTGAAGAGGTGCTTAAGCGCCTGGCTGCAAAGGGACTTAGCTCTATTCCAGGAGCTGGAGCTGAAATTTTAAGTGACAGGGTGCGAGATATAATAGCACCTAAAAAGATAGATGTCAAAGATTGGCTTGGTGTCCATAGATTGGCACATAAAAATGGCATTAAATCTACAGCTACAATGATGTTTGGTACAGTAGAAACAGATGAAGAGATTGTTGAGCATTGGGAGCACATACGAAATCTTCAAGATGAAACTGGCGGCTTTCGTGCTTTTATTATGTGGAGTTTTCAGCCGCACCATACAAAGCTAGCAGAAGAGGGTATAGTTACCAAAAAAACAAGCCCTAATCGATACCTTAGACTTCTTGCTGTTAGTAGGCTTTTTCTAGACAATGTTAAAAATATCCAAAGTTCATGGGTTACTCAGGGAAGTTACATTGGTCAGATGGCACTGCAGTATGGCGCAAATGACCTTGGTAGTACAATGATGGAAGAGAATGTTGTCAAAGCTGCAGGTGCTGCAAACAGAATGAATCAGCAGGAGATGATACGGCTTATTCGTGATATCGGTGAAACTCCGGCAAAACGCAATACAGCCTATGAGATTTTAGAGGTCTATTGA
- the ribH gene encoding 6,7-dimethyl-8-ribityllumazine synthase yields the protein MNVIEGKLRLHGSENIAIIASRFNHIITDRLVEGARDAFLRHGGKEENLDLILVPGAFEIPFALQKALASGKYDGVCCVGAVIRGSTPHFDYVAAEATKGVASTTLKYGKPVAFGVLTTDTIEQAIERAGSKAGNKGFEAMAGVIEMLDLYRAMEE from the coding sequence ATGAATGTTATAGAAGGAAAGTTAAGATTACACGGCAGTGAAAATATTGCTATCATAGCAAGCAGATTTAATCATATTATTACTGATCGTTTAGTTGAAGGTGCTCGTGATGCCTTTTTGCGTCATGGTGGTAAAGAGGAAAACTTAGATCTTATTTTAGTACCTGGAGCTTTTGAGATTCCATTTGCTCTACAAAAGGCTCTTGCAAGCGGTAAGTATGATGGCGTTTGTTGTGTTGGTGCTGTCATTAGAGGTTCTACTCCACACTTTGATTATGTTGCGGCAGAAGCAACCAAAGGAGTAGCCAGTACAACGCTTAAATATGGCAAACCTGTAGCATTTGGAGTACTTACTACCGATACTATTGAACAAGCAATCGAGCGTGCAGGTAGTAAAGCTGGAAATAAAGGTTTTGAAGCTATGGCAGGCGTTATAGAGATGCTTGATCTATACCGGGCAATGGAGGAGTAA